The following are encoded together in the Kribbella voronezhensis genome:
- a CDS encoding RNA polymerase subunit sigma-70 has protein sequence MSAPPDRVLSTAAEEVSGVATEVASFDQLIEPFRSELLAYCYRMLGSAHDAEDLVQDTYLRAWRARDQYDESRSSLRTWLYRIATNACLTALEVRGRRPLPSGLVPPSDPRGPLVHGETPWLQPLPDSLLGSGDPARAAVDRSSLRLALAAALQHLSARQRGALILRDLLSFSAAEAAEVLDTTVASVNSSLQRARSRVKEAGVLQDRSREPSAAEQRAWVDRYMRAFERADIEGLKRLLTEDVLMEMPPMINWFVGRGNYGVFMEWVFDKAGTDWRLEPLAANGQAGFAAYRRTGDGYELHTVQVFTVTTEGISRNSVFQDTEVFASFGLATRLDD, from the coding sequence CTGTCGGCGCCTCCGGATAGGGTCCTGTCGACAGCGGCAGAGGAGGTGAGTGGGGTGGCGACCGAGGTGGCGAGCTTCGATCAGCTGATCGAACCGTTCCGGTCGGAGTTGCTGGCCTACTGCTACCGCATGCTCGGCTCTGCCCACGACGCCGAAGACCTCGTCCAGGACACCTACCTTCGAGCGTGGCGGGCCCGCGATCAGTACGACGAGTCCCGCAGTTCACTGCGCACGTGGCTCTACCGGATCGCGACCAACGCCTGCCTGACCGCCTTGGAGGTCCGAGGTCGGCGGCCGCTGCCGTCGGGCCTGGTGCCCCCGTCGGACCCTCGCGGACCGCTCGTCCACGGCGAGACCCCCTGGCTCCAGCCGCTGCCGGACTCGTTGCTGGGTTCAGGTGATCCGGCTCGCGCGGCTGTCGACCGCAGCAGCCTGCGCCTGGCCTTGGCTGCCGCACTGCAACATCTGTCGGCTCGTCAGCGTGGTGCGCTGATCCTGCGCGACCTGCTCAGCTTCTCCGCGGCAGAGGCCGCCGAGGTCCTCGACACCACCGTTGCCTCGGTCAACAGTTCCTTGCAGCGGGCGCGTAGCCGGGTGAAGGAGGCCGGCGTCCTGCAGGACCGGTCCCGTGAGCCGTCCGCGGCCGAGCAGCGCGCCTGGGTCGACCGCTACATGCGGGCGTTCGAGCGAGCCGACATCGAGGGTCTCAAGCGGCTGCTCACCGAGGACGTGCTGATGGAGATGCCGCCGATGATCAACTGGTTCGTGGGCCGCGGCAACTACGGCGTGTTCATGGAATGGGTCTTCGACAAGGCCGGTACGGATTGGCGCCTGGAGCCGCTAGCGGCGAACGGGCAGGCCGGCTTCGCCGCGTACCGGCGTACCGGCGACGGGTATGAGTTGCACACGGTGCAGGTCTTCACCGTCACCACCGAAGGCATCAGCCGCAACTCGGTGTTCCAGGACACCGAGGTCTTCGCCTCCTTCGGTCTGGCGACCCGGCTCGACGACTGA
- a CDS encoding LacI family DNA-binding transcriptional regulator, whose product MTTDTPRRQPTLDEVAERAGVSRSAASRVINNAPHVSRAKREAVLRAVDDLGYVPNATARALATRQAGSVVLAISGDDPAMFADPFFAEVVVGVNAVLEETDLELMLSLATSTRGQARLEQLLRTHQAGGVMLMSLHGDDPLAALAHQASVPVVFGGRPLNIEARYYVDADNRGGARLATEHLIASGRRKIATITGRIDEGAGIARLQGFQEALAVAGLDNSLVEPGDFSEDGGSTAMGRLLDRAPELDAVFIASDQMAIGALRTLARAGRTVPGDVAVIGFNDIPAARHTTPPLTTVNQPIEALGREMARMLLSLMSGDRPSPLILPTRLIHRESA is encoded by the coding sequence GTGACGACCGATACGCCCAGGCGGCAGCCGACGCTCGACGAGGTCGCCGAGCGGGCGGGGGTGTCGCGCTCCGCCGCTTCGCGCGTGATCAACAACGCGCCGCACGTCAGCCGCGCCAAACGCGAGGCGGTACTCCGGGCGGTCGACGACCTCGGATACGTGCCCAATGCAACGGCTCGTGCGCTGGCGACCCGGCAAGCCGGCTCCGTCGTCCTGGCGATCTCGGGTGACGACCCGGCGATGTTCGCCGATCCGTTCTTCGCCGAGGTGGTGGTCGGCGTCAACGCCGTACTGGAGGAGACCGACCTCGAGTTGATGCTGTCGCTGGCCACCTCAACCCGCGGGCAGGCACGGCTCGAGCAGTTGCTGCGGACCCACCAGGCCGGCGGGGTGATGCTGATGTCGCTGCACGGCGACGATCCGCTGGCGGCGCTTGCCCACCAGGCGTCGGTGCCGGTCGTCTTCGGCGGCCGGCCGCTCAACATCGAGGCGCGGTACTACGTCGACGCCGACAACCGTGGCGGCGCGAGGCTGGCCACCGAACACCTGATCGCGTCCGGCCGGCGCAAGATCGCGACCATCACCGGCCGCATCGACGAGGGTGCCGGAATCGCCCGCCTGCAAGGGTTTCAGGAGGCCCTCGCGGTCGCCGGCCTGGACAACTCGCTGGTGGAACCGGGTGACTTCAGCGAGGACGGCGGCAGTACGGCGATGGGCCGGCTGCTCGACCGGGCGCCTGAGCTCGACGCGGTCTTCATCGCCTCGGACCAGATGGCGATCGGCGCGCTCCGGACGCTCGCGCGCGCCGGCCGCACGGTCCCCGGCGATGTCGCGGTCATCGGTTTCAACGACATCCCGGCCGCTCGCCACACGACCCCGCCGCTCACCACTGTCAACCAGCCGATCGAGGCGCTCGGCCGGGAGATGGCCCGCATGCTGCTCTCGCTGATGTCGGGCGACCGGCCCAGCCCGCTCATCCTCCCCACCCGCCTGATCCATCGCGAGTCGGCCTGA
- a CDS encoding glycoside hydrolase family 9 protein, translating to MFPFRRRAGTALTALVLTVPLAVVATDTAALAAATQYERVLNGTFDSGSESPWWTSGNTPASVVDGRLCADIPAGTVNPWDALIGQDDIPFESGQPYTLRFDASASRAVDFRSVVQLGAAPYSSVLNETVSVGTTPQTFAFTANSTVDSAHGQVTFQVGGATTPYTLCLDNISFVGGIVPPGGVRDFGSPVRVNQVGYLTTGPKRATYVTDATGPLGWRLLDAAGTAVATGSTSPYGADAMSGENVQRIDFGAFRSKGQGYRLAVGDDVSEPFDIGDDIYKALRGDALAYFYNNRSGIPIEAQYVGDAYARAAGHLGIAPNKGDTSVPCFPGTCDYSLDVRGGWYDAGDHGKYVVNGALAAWQLLDLYERSATHRDRGVADRTLRIPEAGNGDPDVLDEAKWELDFLLRMQVPAGQPLAGMVHHKIHDEKWTGLPLAPAADPQQRYLYPPSTAATLNLAAVGARCARVYALWDRKLAGRCLVAARTAWKAALAHPAIYAPAGGEGGGAYDDTKVTDEFSWAAAELFATTGDSSYKKFVTTTLSAADGFSWQETGGLADLALARMPWRLSPVELAKLVVRISKVADKYVADLRGQGFANPFLPADGKYVWGSNSAVANNSMIMATAYDLTHRARYRDAALEAMDYLLGRNAINQSYVTGYGERASHNQHHRFWAHSLDPSLPSPAPGSLAGGPNSGLQDPVAERNLQGCAPATCYLDDIGSYSTNEVAVNWNSALAWMTAFADSTGRHS from the coding sequence ATGTTTCCTTTCCGACGGCGAGCAGGTACCGCCCTGACCGCTCTGGTTCTCACCGTCCCACTGGCAGTCGTCGCCACGGATACCGCGGCGCTCGCCGCAGCCACGCAGTACGAGCGGGTGCTGAACGGGACCTTCGACTCCGGGAGCGAGAGTCCTTGGTGGACCAGCGGTAACACCCCGGCGAGCGTCGTCGACGGCCGGTTGTGCGCCGACATCCCGGCCGGGACGGTCAACCCGTGGGACGCACTGATCGGGCAGGACGACATCCCGTTCGAGAGCGGTCAGCCGTACACGTTGCGGTTCGACGCGTCGGCCTCTCGCGCGGTGGACTTCCGGTCCGTGGTGCAGTTGGGCGCTGCGCCGTACTCCTCGGTGCTGAACGAGACCGTCAGCGTCGGCACGACCCCGCAGACGTTCGCCTTCACCGCCAACTCCACAGTCGACAGCGCCCACGGCCAGGTCACCTTCCAGGTCGGCGGCGCGACCACGCCGTACACGTTGTGCCTGGACAACATCAGCTTCGTCGGCGGGATCGTGCCACCTGGTGGGGTACGGGACTTCGGCTCGCCGGTGCGGGTGAACCAGGTCGGCTATCTCACCACCGGTCCCAAGCGGGCCACGTATGTGACGGATGCGACCGGCCCGCTCGGCTGGCGCCTTCTCGACGCAGCGGGCACCGCCGTCGCGACCGGCAGCACCAGCCCGTACGGCGCGGACGCGATGTCGGGCGAGAACGTCCAACGGATCGACTTCGGAGCATTTCGCTCGAAGGGACAGGGCTATCGCCTGGCCGTCGGTGACGACGTGAGCGAGCCGTTCGACATCGGCGACGACATCTATAAGGCGCTCCGCGGTGATGCGCTCGCGTACTTCTACAACAACCGGAGCGGCATCCCGATCGAGGCCCAGTACGTCGGGGACGCCTATGCGCGGGCGGCCGGGCATCTGGGGATCGCGCCGAACAAGGGCGACACGTCCGTGCCGTGCTTCCCGGGGACCTGCGACTACAGCCTCGACGTACGGGGCGGTTGGTACGACGCGGGCGATCACGGCAAGTACGTCGTGAACGGCGCGCTCGCGGCGTGGCAGTTGCTGGATCTGTACGAGCGGTCCGCAACGCATCGGGATCGTGGTGTCGCCGACCGGACGCTGCGGATTCCCGAAGCGGGGAACGGCGATCCCGACGTACTGGACGAGGCGAAGTGGGAGCTCGACTTCCTGCTCCGGATGCAGGTCCCGGCCGGGCAGCCGCTCGCCGGGATGGTGCACCACAAGATTCACGACGAGAAGTGGACGGGGCTGCCGCTGGCGCCGGCGGCGGATCCGCAGCAGCGGTACCTCTATCCCCCGTCGACGGCGGCCACGCTGAACCTTGCGGCGGTCGGTGCGCGATGTGCGCGGGTCTACGCACTGTGGGACCGGAAGCTCGCCGGCCGGTGTCTGGTGGCTGCCCGGACGGCATGGAAGGCGGCGTTGGCGCATCCGGCGATCTACGCGCCCGCTGGAGGCGAAGGCGGCGGCGCGTACGACGACACGAAGGTGACGGACGAGTTCTCGTGGGCGGCTGCTGAGTTGTTCGCGACCACTGGCGATTCGTCGTACAAGAAGTTCGTCACCACGACGCTCTCGGCCGCCGACGGCTTCTCGTGGCAGGAGACCGGCGGGCTTGCGGATCTCGCGCTGGCACGGATGCCGTGGCGGTTGTCGCCGGTGGAGTTGGCGAAGCTCGTCGTACGGATCAGCAAGGTGGCCGACAAGTACGTCGCCGATCTGCGCGGGCAGGGGTTCGCGAACCCGTTCCTGCCTGCGGACGGGAAGTACGTCTGGGGATCGAACAGCGCGGTCGCCAACAACTCGATGATCATGGCGACGGCTTACGACCTGACCCATCGGGCCAGGTACCGCGATGCGGCGCTGGAGGCGATGGACTATCTGCTCGGGCGCAACGCGATCAACCAGTCGTACGTGACCGGGTACGGCGAGCGGGCCAGCCACAACCAGCATCACCGGTTCTGGGCGCACTCGCTCGATCCGTCGCTACCGTCGCCGGCGCCCGGATCCCTGGCGGGTGGACCGAACTCAGGGTTGCAGGATCCCGTTGCCGAGCGCAACCTTCAGGGCTGCGCCCCGGCGACCTGCTACCTCGACGACATCGGGTCCTACTCCACCAACGAGGTCGCGGTGAACTGGAACTCGGCACTCGCCTGGATGACCGCGTTCGCGGACAGCACCGGTCGTCACAGCTGA
- a CDS encoding VWA domain-containing protein — protein sequence MEFLSPARLWFLLFIPLVVAGYIFLQHRRAQYALRFTNIALLDRVAPRRPQWRRHVAVVLALLATASCILAFAQPKAEVKVPRERATIVVAIDVSLSMMATDVDPNRLEAAKKSAKNFVNALPAKFNVALVNFAGTASIIVPPTTDRSTVVRSIDGLELAESTATGEGIFTSLQALTQVPPDPEHPNDPAPARIVMLSDGKRTVGRTAQEGAQAAKAKNTPVYTITFGTDSGFIEMDGIRQRVPPDRAELRSVAEISGGEAYTAESAGELEDVYKDIGSSVGYDKVDKEITSRFAGIAMLFTLAAAGACVALASRFP from the coding sequence ATGGAGTTCCTGTCTCCGGCCAGACTGTGGTTCCTGTTGTTCATCCCGCTCGTCGTCGCGGGGTACATCTTCCTCCAGCACCGGCGAGCGCAGTACGCGCTGCGGTTCACCAACATCGCGCTGCTGGACCGGGTCGCGCCGCGCCGGCCGCAGTGGCGCCGGCATGTGGCCGTGGTGCTCGCGTTGCTGGCGACCGCGTCCTGCATCCTTGCGTTCGCCCAGCCGAAGGCCGAGGTCAAGGTGCCGCGCGAGCGGGCCACCATCGTGGTCGCGATCGACGTCTCGCTGTCGATGATGGCGACCGACGTCGACCCGAACCGGCTCGAGGCGGCCAAGAAGTCGGCGAAGAACTTCGTCAACGCGCTGCCGGCCAAGTTCAACGTGGCGCTGGTGAACTTCGCCGGTACGGCGTCCATCATCGTCCCGCCGACCACCGACCGGTCGACCGTCGTCCGGTCGATCGACGGGCTCGAGCTGGCCGAGTCGACCGCCACCGGTGAGGGCATCTTCACCTCGTTGCAGGCGCTGACCCAGGTCCCGCCGGACCCGGAGCATCCGAACGATCCGGCCCCGGCGCGCATCGTGATGCTGTCGGACGGCAAGCGCACGGTGGGGCGGACGGCGCAGGAAGGCGCGCAGGCGGCGAAAGCGAAGAACACGCCGGTCTACACGATCACCTTCGGCACCGACTCCGGCTTCATCGAGATGGACGGCATCCGCCAGCGCGTCCCACCGGACCGCGCCGAGCTCCGCAGCGTCGCCGAGATCAGCGGCGGCGAGGCGTACACGGCCGAGTCGGCGGGCGAACTCGAAGACGTCTACAAGGACATCGGCTCCTCGGTCGGCTACGACAAGGTCGACAAGGAGATCACGTCGAGATTCGCCGGGATCGCCATGCTCTTCACCCTCGCCGCGGCCGGCGCCTGCGTCGCCCTGGCTTCTCGTTTCCCGTAA
- a CDS encoding DUF58 domain-containing protein — protein sequence MANRPDPRAAMTISQLAPERALRRLELTVVRRLEGYLHGEHLGLLPGPGTELAEAREYQVGDDVRRMDWAVTARTTVPHVRDLIADRELETWALVDLSASMDFGTSQLEKRELAVAAVATVGFLTHRLGDRFGGLMLRDSSLRRWPARSGRLALYGLLRALLAEQDNGELQARSDLAGALDSMARTQRKRGLRVIVSDFLTPEDGEVDSRLEPSWERAMRKLTAQHQVLAVEIIDPRELELPNIGVVMIGDPETGAIREIDTRKRRVRDEYAAAALAQRERTRIALRRVGAGHLVLRTDRDWVADTVRFVLAYRRMAPRLHQPPKGVAR from the coding sequence ATGGCCAACCGACCAGACCCGCGGGCTGCGATGACGATCTCGCAGCTCGCTCCCGAGCGTGCGCTGCGGCGGCTCGAGTTGACGGTCGTCCGCCGGCTCGAGGGCTACCTGCACGGCGAACACCTCGGCCTGCTGCCCGGTCCGGGGACCGAGCTCGCCGAGGCCCGCGAGTACCAGGTCGGTGACGACGTCCGTCGGATGGACTGGGCCGTCACCGCCCGTACTACGGTTCCGCACGTCCGCGATCTGATCGCCGACCGCGAGCTGGAGACCTGGGCGCTGGTCGACCTCTCGGCCTCGATGGACTTCGGTACGTCGCAGCTGGAGAAGCGGGAGCTCGCGGTGGCAGCGGTTGCCACCGTCGGGTTCCTCACCCACCGGCTCGGTGACCGGTTCGGCGGGCTGATGCTTCGCGACTCGTCGTTGCGGCGCTGGCCGGCCAGGTCCGGCCGGCTGGCGCTCTACGGCCTGCTCCGCGCCTTGCTGGCCGAGCAGGACAACGGTGAGCTCCAGGCCCGCAGCGACCTGGCCGGTGCGCTGGACTCGATGGCCCGGACGCAACGCAAACGCGGCCTGCGCGTGATCGTGTCCGACTTCCTCACCCCCGAGGACGGCGAGGTCGACAGCCGGCTCGAGCCGTCCTGGGAGCGGGCGATGCGCAAGCTGACCGCGCAGCACCAGGTGCTCGCGGTGGAGATCATCGACCCGCGCGAGCTGGAGCTGCCCAATATCGGTGTCGTGATGATCGGCGACCCCGAGACCGGCGCGATCCGCGAGATCGACACCCGCAAGCGCCGGGTCCGCGACGAGTACGCAGCGGCCGCACTCGCGCAGCGGGAACGGACCCGGATCGCACTGCGTAGGGTAGGAGCCGGGCACCTCGTCCTGCGGACCGATCGCGACTGGGTGGCCGACACCGTGCGGTTCGTGCTCGCCTACCGGCGGATGGCACCGCGCTTGCATCAACCGCCGAAGGGAGTGGCTCGCTGA
- a CDS encoding AAA family ATPase, which yields MTETTVPAGSVAQQSHLVSEAINEVKRVIVGQEHMVETLMVSLLAKGHCLLEGVPGVAKTLAVRTFASVVGGSFARIQFTPDLVPSDIVGTRIYRQTREAFDIELGPTFVNFVLADEVNRAPAKVQSAMLELMAERQVSIGGQTFPMPKPFIVIATQNPIESEGVYPLPEAQRDRFLVKIDVPHPRGHEEFEILRRMSVDPPQARQMLKPETIMELQRSAEQVFVHNLVAEYAVRLVMATRTPSDFHLPDLEPIIELGVSPRATLGLVSAGRALALIHGRDYLLPSDVQTVALDVMGHRLGLTFDAVADNIDPRAVVERILATVPPPQPVWRDGNDGSGRPEFV from the coding sequence ATGACCGAAACCACTGTGCCCGCTGGGTCAGTCGCCCAGCAGTCCCACTTGGTGAGCGAGGCCATCAACGAGGTCAAACGCGTCATCGTCGGGCAGGAGCACATGGTCGAGACCCTGATGGTGTCCCTGCTGGCCAAGGGACACTGCCTTCTGGAGGGTGTGCCCGGTGTCGCCAAGACCCTGGCGGTCCGGACCTTCGCCTCGGTGGTCGGCGGGTCGTTCGCCCGGATCCAGTTCACCCCCGACCTGGTGCCGTCCGACATCGTCGGCACCCGGATCTACCGGCAGACCAGGGAAGCGTTCGACATCGAGCTCGGCCCGACCTTCGTGAACTTCGTCCTCGCCGACGAGGTGAACCGGGCGCCCGCCAAGGTGCAGTCGGCGATGCTGGAGTTGATGGCGGAGCGGCAGGTGTCGATCGGCGGCCAGACCTTCCCGATGCCGAAGCCGTTCATCGTGATCGCGACCCAGAACCCGATCGAGTCCGAGGGCGTCTACCCGCTGCCCGAGGCGCAGCGGGACCGGTTCCTGGTCAAGATCGACGTGCCGCACCCGCGCGGGCACGAGGAGTTCGAGATCCTCCGCCGGATGAGTGTCGACCCGCCGCAGGCGCGCCAGATGCTCAAGCCCGAGACGATCATGGAGCTGCAGCGCTCGGCCGAGCAGGTGTTCGTGCACAACCTGGTCGCCGAGTACGCCGTACGCCTGGTGATGGCGACCCGGACGCCGTCGGACTTCCACCTGCCGGACCTGGAGCCGATCATCGAGCTCGGCGTCAGCCCGCGTGCCACCCTCGGCCTGGTCTCGGCCGGCCGGGCGCTCGCGCTGATCCACGGGCGCGACTACCTGCTGCCCAGTGACGTCCAGACCGTCGCGCTCGACGTGATGGGCCACCGGCTCGGACTGACCTTCGACGCCGTCGCCGACAACATCGACCCGCGGGCGGTGGTCGAGCGGATCCTCGCCACCGTGCCCCCGCCGCAGCCGGTCTGGCGCGACGGCAACGACGGCAGCGGCCGCCCCGAGTTCGTTTAA
- a CDS encoding aldo/keto reductase, producing MTAPSHVLLSRSTHRFRPPRFGLGGSPIGNLPAPDGDARATSTIDAAYGAGIRFFDTSPAYGLGVSEQRFGTALARHPRGEYLVSTKVGGIVTPRGLRVDFSAAGIRRSLTESLERLRLESVDLVFIQDPGEHWQQAIDEAYPVLHELRGQGVLHAIGAAMDDWRELDRFVRDTDVDTVLLSGQYSLLDQSARPLLDRCQAREVAAIVSGVLTPEVLQIDRSKSANVDVTNVRARRIAAVCEAYGVSLPQVALAYPSRHPAVTSVLIGAASPAEIRADAALVRQPVPASLWTDHELRKLLAG from the coding sequence ATGACCGCTCCCAGTCATGTCCTCCTCAGCCGCTCGACGCACCGGTTCCGGCCGCCGCGGTTCGGCCTGGGCGGATCGCCGATCGGCAATCTGCCCGCGCCGGACGGGGATGCCCGGGCGACCAGCACGATCGATGCGGCGTACGGCGCGGGCATCCGGTTCTTCGACACCTCTCCGGCGTACGGGCTGGGCGTTTCCGAACAACGCTTCGGTACTGCGCTCGCCCGGCACCCGCGGGGCGAGTACCTCGTCTCCACCAAGGTCGGTGGCATCGTGACGCCTCGCGGCCTGCGGGTCGACTTCTCCGCCGCGGGGATCAGACGCTCGCTCACCGAGAGCCTCGAGCGGCTGCGGCTGGAGTCGGTCGACCTCGTCTTCATCCAGGATCCGGGCGAGCACTGGCAGCAGGCGATCGACGAGGCGTACCCGGTGCTGCACGAGCTCCGCGGGCAAGGCGTCCTGCATGCGATCGGCGCGGCCATGGACGACTGGCGGGAACTGGATCGCTTCGTCCGCGACACCGACGTCGACACCGTCCTGCTGTCAGGCCAGTACTCGTTGCTCGACCAATCGGCCCGGCCGCTGCTCGACCGTTGCCAGGCACGCGAAGTGGCGGCGATCGTCTCCGGCGTGCTGACGCCGGAAGTGCTGCAGATCGACCGGTCCAAGAGCGCGAACGTCGACGTCACGAACGTCCGCGCCCGCCGGATCGCGGCAGTCTGCGAGGCGTACGGCGTATCGCTGCCGCAGGTCGCGCTCGCCTATCCGAGCCGGCACCCTGCCGTCACTTCGGTCCTGATCGGCGCGGCCAGCCCGGCCGAGATCCGCGCCGACGCGGCCCTGGTCCGCCAACCGGTACCGGCCTCTTTGTGGACAGACCACGAACTGAGGAAGCTGCTGGCCGGCTGA